The Gemmatimonadaceae bacterium genome contains a region encoding:
- a CDS encoding N-6 DNA methylase, with protein MLTLHAAASLLAQADTLTALRAIVRLLGFHSVRRLTIDSRRDLGIESLVSDAHLAHGAGGLRCLSAALVPHLGSAATTDTRELTRRLCVAAAQRAPGRSWCVVTLDAAAQTITIAAVFPDSRGPRIAALCVDRRRVVDSDADTLRSLAAITEPDPTLRHARFGDILGRDALSTRFYRALDHTVGQLAETSSGPASPGERRELALLCASRCLFLAFLEAKAWLNHDRQFLLHRVTACLERGGRLHERLLRPLFFGTLNTPVAQRAAAARDFGAVPFLNGGLFSPTPLERRRRALRFHDDTLASLLGDLLDRYRFTAQEDSTRWSEAAIDPEMLGRAFESLMAVEERHQSGTYYTPPELVDTVVRDALHAVLPDVPADQLVHDSAPLHLTARARTALESLRVLDPACGSGAFLVRALECLATLEARAGDDRPTHVVRRAVLTRKIFGVDRNPLAVWLCELRLWLSIVIECPETRISHIPTLPNLDHHIRVGDTLAGGDFRYAPPSAKRLTTLRDRYTRASGSRKRTLADALDREERHRAVTEQQRMIDGARYERRALLDRLRARDLFGDRPSRTPLDRQRLDHLRQRTRELEGQRKRLELGGALPFRFAAHFADVAAAGGFSLVIGNPPWVRPHAVPHADRVRLRREFHSMRHAAWRIGATRAGAGVGFAAQADLATAFVERSVQLLAPGGMSALLVPAKLWRALAGGGIRAWMHNQVDVRAVHDWSQSPAVFDAAVYPSLVVAERRTEPPPSRRPIRVTLAHRSEHSAFTVDPRHLSFAGDPAAPWLLLPDAVRSAFERLRLAGPALGDSSLGRPILGVKCGCNAAFLVHAIEHDDETASVVADGRCAHIERQMLRPVLRGDGVQRLTAPTPGVDGELRILWTHGIDGAPLRALPPAAARWLAHWRPRLERRRDARARHPWWTLFRTEAARHESPRVVWADIGKRLRPRVLHAGDPTVPLNTCYVMRTSSMDDAYAIESLLGSTVAAGWFETLAEPARGGFRRFMGWTVATLPVPTNWTTARYPLADLGRRRAAGESIAVDQYESAIAAAYGIPLRHLEPLMRWALP; from the coding sequence GTGCTTACTCTCCACGCTGCCGCCAGCCTGCTCGCCCAGGCCGATACGCTGACCGCCCTCCGCGCTATTGTGCGCCTGCTGGGCTTCCACTCGGTGCGTCGCCTGACCATCGATTCCCGACGCGATCTGGGTATTGAGTCCCTGGTGAGCGACGCGCATCTCGCGCACGGTGCTGGCGGACTGCGCTGCCTGAGCGCAGCCCTCGTGCCGCATCTGGGCTCGGCCGCCACCACCGACACCCGCGAACTCACCCGCCGGTTGTGCGTGGCGGCGGCCCAGCGGGCACCCGGCCGAAGCTGGTGCGTGGTCACCCTCGACGCGGCCGCTCAGACCATCACCATCGCTGCGGTGTTCCCGGATTCCCGTGGCCCACGCATCGCCGCACTCTGCGTTGATCGTCGACGGGTGGTCGACTCCGACGCCGACACGCTGCGTTCACTGGCAGCCATCACTGAGCCGGACCCCACGCTGCGCCACGCGCGCTTCGGCGACATTCTGGGACGCGACGCACTGTCCACGCGATTTTATCGGGCGCTCGATCACACGGTGGGGCAGTTGGCCGAAACCAGTTCAGGACCCGCCTCGCCGGGAGAACGTCGGGAACTGGCGCTCCTCTGTGCATCGCGCTGCCTGTTTCTCGCATTCCTCGAGGCGAAAGCCTGGCTCAACCACGATCGCCAGTTTCTGCTGCATCGGGTCACCGCATGCCTCGAACGCGGGGGACGTCTGCACGAGCGACTGCTCCGCCCGCTGTTCTTCGGCACGCTCAACACCCCGGTGGCACAACGCGCCGCCGCCGCGCGCGACTTCGGCGCCGTGCCATTTCTCAATGGCGGCCTCTTTTCCCCCACGCCGTTGGAACGGCGACGGCGCGCGCTGCGATTCCACGACGACACGCTCGCGTCACTGTTGGGCGATTTGCTCGACCGATACCGTTTCACCGCGCAGGAAGACTCGACACGCTGGTCGGAAGCGGCCATCGATCCGGAGATGCTGGGGCGCGCGTTCGAATCGCTCATGGCGGTTGAAGAGCGGCACCAGTCGGGAACCTATTACACGCCACCGGAACTGGTCGACACGGTGGTGCGCGACGCGCTGCACGCTGTACTACCCGACGTGCCGGCCGATCAGCTGGTGCACGACAGCGCGCCGTTGCACCTGACGGCGCGCGCGCGCACCGCGTTGGAGTCCCTTCGCGTACTCGATCCCGCGTGCGGCTCCGGTGCGTTCCTGGTGCGCGCCCTGGAGTGTCTGGCCACACTCGAGGCGCGGGCCGGCGATGATCGGCCCACCCACGTCGTTCGACGCGCCGTGCTGACCCGCAAGATCTTTGGCGTTGATCGCAACCCGCTGGCCGTATGGCTGTGCGAGCTCCGCCTGTGGCTCTCCATTGTCATCGAGTGCCCCGAGACCCGCATCAGTCACATCCCGACGCTGCCCAACCTCGACCATCACATTCGCGTCGGCGACACACTCGCGGGCGGCGACTTCCGCTACGCGCCGCCATCCGCGAAACGACTGACCACGCTGCGCGACCGATACACCCGCGCCAGCGGCAGTCGCAAACGCACGCTGGCAGACGCGCTCGACCGCGAAGAGCGCCACCGTGCCGTGACCGAACAGCAACGCATGATCGACGGCGCACGGTACGAACGGCGCGCCTTGCTCGATCGCCTCCGGGCGCGCGATCTGTTCGGTGACCGACCGTCCCGCACGCCACTTGACCGCCAGCGGCTTGACCACCTGCGTCAGCGGACCCGGGAACTCGAAGGGCAACGAAAGAGGCTCGAACTGGGCGGGGCCCTACCCTTTCGTTTCGCGGCGCACTTCGCAGACGTCGCCGCTGCCGGCGGTTTCTCGCTGGTCATTGGCAATCCGCCGTGGGTTCGCCCGCACGCCGTGCCGCACGCCGACCGGGTGCGACTGCGTCGCGAGTTTCACTCCATGCGCCACGCCGCCTGGCGGATCGGCGCAACACGGGCCGGTGCCGGCGTCGGATTTGCCGCACAGGCCGACCTGGCCACCGCGTTCGTGGAACGCAGCGTTCAACTGCTGGCACCCGGCGGCATGTCAGCGTTGCTGGTCCCTGCAAAACTCTGGCGCGCACTCGCCGGCGGCGGCATTCGTGCATGGATGCACAACCAGGTCGACGTGCGCGCCGTGCACGACTGGAGCCAATCGCCGGCCGTCTTCGACGCCGCCGTGTACCCGTCACTCGTTGTCGCGGAACGCCGTACGGAGCCGCCCCCATCCCGACGCCCCATCCGCGTCACACTGGCGCATCGCTCCGAGCACTCGGCCTTCACGGTGGATCCGCGCCACCTGTCGTTCGCCGGCGATCCCGCGGCCCCATGGTTGCTGCTTCCCGACGCCGTACGCTCCGCCTTCGAGCGTCTGCGGTTGGCCGGACCGGCCCTCGGTGATTCCTCGCTCGGACGCCCGATACTGGGTGTCAAATGTGGCTGCAATGCGGCGTTCCTGGTTCACGCCATTGAACACGACGACGAAACGGCTTCGGTGGTGGCGGACGGACGATGCGCGCACATCGAGCGACAGATGTTGCGGCCGGTCTTGCGCGGCGACGGCGTGCAGCGCCTCACGGCGCCGACGCCAGGCGTCGATGGCGAATTGCGCATCCTCTGGACGCATGGAATCGACGGGGCGCCACTGCGCGCCTTACCGCCCGCCGCGGCGCGTTGGCTGGCACACTGGCGCCCTCGGCTTGAACGCCGACGGGATGCGCGCGCGCGCCACCCGTGGTGGACCCTCTTTCGCACCGAGGCCGCGCGACACGAGTCCCCGCGAGTCGTGTGGGCCGACATCGGCAAGCGACTGCGCCCGCGGGTGCTGCACGCCGGCGATCCCACTGTGCCGCTCAATACCTGCTACGTCATGCGCACCAGTTCGATGGACGATGCCTATGCCATCGAGTCGTTGCTGGGCTCGACCGTGGCCGCTGGATG
- a CDS encoding D-amino acid aminotransferase, whose amino-acid sequence MAICWLNGRFVPEEQAQVSIFDRGLLFGDGVYEVAAVCNGRLLDADRHLVRLERSLAEIEMPSPQSREAWMALMQSLVEQNGIDEGLVYLQVTRGVAERDFAFPAVVTPTCFAYARKKRLTQDPNAGGIVLHAVPDIRWARRDIKSTAMLAQVLAKQAAKAAGAYEAVMHERGMITEGGSSTLWIVQHGTVLTRPLSHAILAGITRDVTLELAAREGIPVLERAFALEDAREADECFITSATSFVLPVVRIDDAVIGSGAPGPVSMRLREAYLARAATLTLHR is encoded by the coding sequence ATGGCGATATGCTGGTTGAATGGGCGATTCGTGCCCGAAGAACAGGCGCAGGTCTCGATCTTTGATCGCGGACTGCTATTCGGTGACGGGGTGTACGAAGTGGCGGCGGTGTGCAATGGCCGTCTGCTTGACGCCGACCGGCATCTCGTGCGGCTCGAGCGGTCGCTGGCGGAGATCGAAATGCCCTCGCCGCAATCGCGCGAGGCGTGGATGGCGCTGATGCAATCGCTCGTCGAGCAGAACGGCATCGACGAAGGGCTGGTGTACCTGCAGGTGACACGCGGCGTCGCCGAACGTGACTTTGCGTTTCCGGCGGTTGTGACCCCCACCTGCTTTGCCTACGCGCGCAAGAAACGTTTGACGCAAGATCCCAACGCCGGAGGCATTGTGCTCCACGCGGTGCCGGATATCCGTTGGGCGCGTCGTGACATCAAGAGCACGGCCATGCTGGCGCAAGTGCTGGCAAAGCAGGCCGCGAAAGCGGCTGGCGCGTATGAAGCGGTGATGCATGAGCGCGGCATGATCACCGAAGGCGGCTCAAGCACTCTTTGGATTGTGCAACACGGCACCGTGCTGACGCGGCCACTGTCACACGCCATTCTGGCCGGCATCACCCGCGACGTCACCCTCGAGCTGGCCGCCCGGGAGGGGATCCCGGTGCTCGAGCGTGCGTTTGCACTGGAGGATGCACGAGAGGCCGATGAGTGCTTCATCACGAGCGCGACCAGTTTCGTGCTGCCGGTCGTGCGGATCGACGACGCCGTGATCGGATCCGGCGCACCGGGTCCTGTCAGCATGCGGTTGCGCGAGGCCTACCTGGCGCGCGCCGCCACCCTGACCCTGCACCGCTGA
- a CDS encoding LD-carboxypeptidase encodes MTPITPRSLVAPPRLGVGARVALVSPSGPLRDVTELVRAEGHARLLGWETVVGPHAMAREGYFAGHDAQRLADLSAAIADPSIDGIWCLRGGYGAARLLPALDIDVIAARPKALIGFSDITALHAIWQQAGVMSFHGPTARGVLSPFSLDSFMRAMVQGVDSAGGSTGATVIRDGVTTGRLAGGNLALVASLCGTPWAIDFTDAIVVLEDINEATYRVDRMLTQLRQAGAFNRCAGLAFGHFTNADSPNDDGARPLDDVIRECADALAVPALLGIPVGHIDDQWTLPLGALATLDATNRALRVHRAAAN; translated from the coding sequence ATGACGCCTATCACACCGCGGTCTCTCGTTGCGCCGCCACGTCTGGGCGTGGGCGCGCGCGTTGCGCTGGTGTCGCCGTCGGGGCCGTTGCGGGATGTCACCGAACTGGTGCGGGCCGAGGGCCACGCACGCCTCTTGGGGTGGGAAACGGTAGTTGGGCCGCACGCGATGGCCCGCGAAGGCTACTTCGCGGGGCACGATGCCCAACGGCTGGCGGACTTGTCCGCCGCCATTGCCGACCCTTCCATTGACGGAATCTGGTGTCTGCGCGGCGGCTATGGTGCCGCGCGACTGTTGCCGGCGCTGGACATCGACGTCATTGCCGCGCGTCCGAAGGCGCTCATCGGTTTCTCGGACATCACCGCGTTGCACGCGATATGGCAGCAGGCCGGAGTGATGAGCTTCCACGGTCCCACGGCGCGTGGCGTGCTGTCTCCGTTCTCGCTGGATTCGTTCATGCGGGCGATGGTGCAGGGCGTGGACAGCGCGGGCGGATCGACCGGCGCGACGGTGATTCGCGACGGTGTGACCACCGGCAGGCTGGCTGGCGGCAATCTGGCGTTGGTGGCCTCTCTCTGCGGTACGCCGTGGGCCATAGATTTCACCGATGCCATCGTGGTGCTGGAAGACATCAACGAAGCCACGTATCGCGTGGACCGCATGCTGACGCAGTTGCGGCAAGCGGGCGCCTTCAATCGCTGCGCCGGTCTGGCGTTCGGTCATTTCACCAACGCCGATTCCCCGAACGATGATGGGGCGCGACCATTGGACGACGTGATCCGCGAGTGCGCCGATGCCCTGGCGGTACCGGCGCTCCTGGGAATCCCGGTTGGACATATCGACGATCAATGGACGTTGCCATTGGGCGCGTTGGCGACCCTCGACGCCACCAATCGCGCACTGCGCGTCCATCGCGCGGCAGCCAACTGA
- a CDS encoding CoA pyrophosphatase, producing the protein MIDHADVARLAVRLAEHAPSEASPWPEARLAAVVAVLRVRDEPELLFIKRAEAEHDPWSGHVAFPGGRREPADDSLQVTAIRETCEELALKLTAESMLGQLDDLAPRSHALPPIIIRPFVALVASDVSFVLSREVASVFWVPLSALRAAEAQIEHAVMINGVTARFPAYAVQGHVVWGLTERIVRQLLSMFEVPA; encoded by the coding sequence CTGATCGACCACGCTGACGTCGCGCGGCTTGCCGTCCGACTTGCGGAGCACGCGCCCAGCGAGGCGTCGCCGTGGCCGGAGGCGCGTCTGGCTGCGGTGGTTGCCGTGTTGCGCGTGCGCGACGAACCCGAATTGCTGTTCATCAAGCGCGCCGAAGCCGAACACGATCCGTGGAGCGGCCATGTGGCGTTCCCCGGTGGTCGACGCGAGCCCGCCGACGACTCGCTGCAGGTCACCGCGATTCGCGAAACGTGCGAGGAACTCGCACTGAAACTGACGGCCGAGAGCATGCTGGGTCAGCTTGATGATCTGGCGCCGCGTTCGCACGCGCTTCCCCCCATCATCATCCGACCCTTCGTGGCGCTGGTGGCGTCGGATGTCTCGTTTGTTCTCAGTCGGGAAGTGGCGTCCGTGTTCTGGGTCCCGCTCTCCGCATTGCGGGCGGCCGAGGCGCAGATCGAGCATGCCGTCATGATCAACGGTGTGACGGCTCGGTTCCCGGCCTATGCCGTGCAGGGTCACGTCGTCTGGGGATTGACCGAGCGGATCGTTCGTCAACTCCTCTCGATGTTTGAAGTGCCAGCGTAG
- a CDS encoding gamma-glutamyltransferase, which produces MMRYRVFVLVLMAACARSGPAPTAIAPGAGKRVEGDRGMVAASHPDAVAAGVEALRLGGNAVDAAVATGFALSVTDVSQTGLGGGGALTFYNAKTRRAEHLLFYPRSGADAAWGQADSARGAPRPGRAAAVPGMVAGLLEMQERFGKLSRAQVMGPAIRLARDGFIVSPLLSRTIASSKAKLAADSLAALRFMPTGEALRPGERLRQPELAITLERIAAAGASAFYTGGVAERLSAKVQAQGGLIRVQDLANYKTAGERPLCAEWRGYTVLSAPPPMGGVGVLEMLQMAEASGITGAGGLTRQPEAVSKLADVMRLAGADAGRWRGDPFAQAVPARGTTSAGYAKSRAALITGVALDTAKAGDPWPFDKAAAPASCAALDPYPAAVPDARAPGDAAAAFDARGSDPDDSWRQGSLTSHMAIVDAEGNAVSATTTVGVLFGSGVYTDGFFLNSSASNFDARTRGPNRFANTTMAPTIVLDHGAVRLVVGAAGSQYIQPAIVQVVVRMLAFNEDPGLALAAPRIHASAPLKEVEVEPGFAPDVYAALVARGYRPLSRVADISFGGVHAVFVRADGRRIGVADPRRDGTAGGN; this is translated from the coding sequence GTGATGCGTTATCGGGTCTTCGTGCTGGTTCTCATGGCGGCGTGCGCGCGTTCCGGACCGGCGCCGACGGCCATCGCGCCTGGGGCGGGGAAGCGCGTTGAAGGAGACCGCGGCATGGTGGCGGCCTCACACCCGGATGCGGTGGCTGCGGGCGTCGAGGCGCTGCGACTTGGAGGCAATGCGGTGGATGCGGCGGTGGCCACCGGATTTGCCTTGTCCGTCACGGACGTGTCGCAGACGGGATTGGGCGGCGGAGGCGCGCTGACGTTTTACAACGCCAAGACTCGTCGCGCCGAACATCTGCTGTTCTATCCCCGTTCCGGCGCGGACGCGGCGTGGGGGCAGGCCGACTCGGCGCGCGGCGCACCACGACCCGGTCGCGCGGCCGCAGTGCCGGGCATGGTGGCCGGGCTGCTTGAGATGCAGGAACGTTTTGGCAAACTGAGTCGTGCGCAAGTGATGGGTCCCGCGATCCGCCTGGCGCGCGACGGGTTCATCGTGTCACCACTGTTGTCGCGGACCATCGCGTCATCGAAGGCAAAGCTCGCCGCCGATTCATTGGCCGCGCTGCGGTTCATGCCGACGGGCGAAGCACTGCGACCGGGCGAGCGGTTGAGACAACCGGAGTTGGCGATCACGCTCGAACGCATCGCGGCCGCTGGCGCATCGGCGTTCTACACCGGCGGCGTGGCCGAACGATTGTCAGCGAAAGTTCAGGCGCAAGGTGGATTGATCCGCGTGCAGGACCTGGCGAACTACAAGACGGCTGGGGAACGCCCGCTGTGCGCAGAATGGCGCGGGTATACCGTGTTGAGTGCGCCGCCGCCGATGGGCGGGGTGGGTGTCCTCGAGATGCTGCAGATGGCCGAGGCATCGGGTATCACCGGCGCCGGCGGATTGACGCGTCAGCCGGAGGCTGTCTCGAAACTGGCCGACGTGATGCGTCTGGCAGGCGCCGATGCCGGGCGCTGGCGTGGCGATCCGTTTGCCCAGGCGGTCCCGGCACGCGGCACGACCAGCGCTGGGTATGCGAAGTCGCGCGCGGCGCTGATCACCGGCGTAGCGCTGGATACGGCCAAGGCGGGCGATCCGTGGCCCTTCGATAAGGCGGCCGCTCCGGCGTCGTGTGCGGCGCTCGACCCGTATCCGGCTGCGGTGCCCGACGCCCGCGCGCCGGGTGATGCGGCGGCAGCATTCGACGCGCGTGGCAGCGACCCCGACGACTCGTGGCGTCAGGGGAGCCTGACGTCGCATATGGCGATCGTCGATGCCGAGGGCAACGCGGTGTCGGCGACCACCACAGTGGGCGTGCTCTTCGGGTCCGGAGTATACACCGACGGATTCTTCCTGAATTCGTCGGCCAGCAACTTCGATGCGCGCACACGCGGTCCCAACCGATTCGCCAACACCACGATGGCGCCCACGATCGTCCTCGACCACGGCGCCGTGCGACTGGTGGTTGGTGCCGCCGGTTCGCAGTACATCCAGCCGGCAATTGTGCAGGTGGTGGTGCGCATGCTGGCGTTCAACGAGGACCCGGGTCTCGCGCTCGCGGCGCCGCGCATCCACGCCAGCGCGCCGCTCAAGGAAGTCGAGGTGGAGCCGGGGTTTGCCCCGGACGTGTATGCGGCGCTGGTGGCGCGCGGGTATCGCCCACTGAGCCGCGTCGCCGATATCTCGTTCGGTGGCGTGCACGCGGTATTTGTGCGCGCCGATGGCCGACGGATTGGCGTGGCCGATCCTCGTCGCGACGGCACGGCAGGCGGCAACTAG
- a CDS encoding Nramp family divalent metal transporter has translation MPATASAKESGWRHARLAPSLAEVHRSIDVNGTTWLRKLLAFAGPGYLVAVGYMDPGNWATDLAGGSRFGYTLLSVILLSNLMAVLLQGLASKLGIVTGRDLAQACRDHYSPRVTFTLWVMCEIAIAACDLAEVIGSAIALKLLFGISIPWGIALTSLDVLVVLYLQNKGFRLLEALVIALVAVVGGCFLFELIITRPELGAVARGFVPTVDIVRNPEMLYIAIGILGATVMPHNLYLHSSIVQTRKYAENAEGKREAVRFAFIDSTIALTFALFINAAILIVAAATFNTTGNTDVAEIQDAHRLLTPLLGVAGASTVFALALLASGQNSTITGTLAGQIVMEGFLNLRIRPWLRRLITRSIAIVPAAIVAIVYGESGTAKLLVFSQVILSLQLSFAVFPLVRFTSDREKMGVFVNSMPLRVAAYSVAGVIATLNGWLLWQTMRAWTA, from the coding sequence GTGCCGGCGACGGCCTCCGCGAAGGAATCCGGATGGCGACACGCGCGGCTCGCGCCGTCGCTGGCCGAGGTGCATCGCTCCATCGACGTCAACGGGACGACGTGGCTCCGGAAGCTGCTGGCTTTTGCGGGTCCGGGATACCTGGTCGCCGTTGGCTACATGGATCCCGGGAACTGGGCCACTGATCTGGCCGGTGGGTCGCGCTTCGGGTACACGCTGTTGTCCGTCATCCTGCTGTCGAACCTGATGGCCGTGCTCCTGCAGGGTCTGGCGTCCAAGCTGGGCATCGTCACCGGACGCGACCTCGCACAGGCCTGTCGCGATCATTACTCGCCCCGCGTGACGTTCACGCTGTGGGTGATGTGCGAGATTGCCATTGCCGCTTGCGATCTGGCCGAAGTGATCGGCTCCGCCATCGCCCTCAAGTTGTTGTTCGGGATTTCCATTCCCTGGGGGATCGCGCTCACCTCATTGGACGTGCTGGTGGTGCTGTACCTGCAGAACAAGGGATTCCGGCTCCTGGAAGCGCTGGTGATCGCGCTGGTGGCGGTGGTCGGCGGCTGCTTCCTGTTTGAATTGATCATCACCCGGCCGGAACTCGGGGCGGTCGCGCGCGGATTTGTGCCCACGGTCGACATCGTGCGCAATCCCGAGATGTTGTACATCGCCATCGGGATACTCGGCGCCACGGTGATGCCGCATAATCTGTACTTGCATTCGTCCATCGTGCAGACGCGGAAGTACGCCGAAAACGCCGAAGGCAAACGCGAAGCGGTGCGCTTTGCCTTCATCGACTCCACCATTGCCCTGACGTTCGCGCTGTTCATCAACGCGGCCATTCTCATTGTGGCGGCGGCAACATTCAATACCACGGGCAACACGGATGTCGCGGAAATCCAGGACGCGCATCGATTGCTCACGCCGCTGCTGGGCGTCGCGGGAGCGAGCACCGTGTTTGCGCTGGCCTTGCTGGCCAGCGGTCAGAACAGCACGATCACGGGGACCCTGGCGGGCCAGATCGTGATGGAAGGATTTCTCAATCTGCGCATACGTCCCTGGTTGCGGCGGCTGATCACGCGCTCGATTGCCATCGTCCCTGCCGCAATTGTGGCCATTGTCTACGGCGAAAGCGGCACCGCCAAGCTGCTGGTGTTCAGTCAGGTTATTTTATCGCTGCAACTGTCGTTCGCCGTGTTCCCGCTGGTGCGGTTCACCTCCGATCGCGAGAAGATGGGCGTCTTCGTCAACTCCATGCCGCTCCGCGTCGCGGCCTACTCCGTCGCTGGCGTGATCGCCACGCTCAACGGGTGGTTGCTGTGGCAGACCATGCGCGCCTGGACCGCCTGA
- a CDS encoding universal stress protein, protein MYRRILVPLEHSPCDDVILGHVRQLARLCGSSLLLIHVADGWAARNLRPLNLRESEEIRQDREYIEQCCAALRAEGFDAESVLAGGEPSVEIASAADRESCDLIAMAVHGHKGLQDVIYGQTANKVRHLTTVPVLMVRDARRATRPT, encoded by the coding sequence ATGTATCGGCGCATTCTGGTGCCGCTGGAGCATTCGCCCTGCGATGACGTGATTCTGGGGCACGTCCGCCAGTTGGCGCGGCTGTGCGGGTCGTCTTTGCTCCTCATCCATGTCGCTGACGGCTGGGCGGCGCGCAATCTCCGCCCGCTGAACCTTCGCGAGTCGGAAGAGATACGCCAGGATCGGGAGTACATCGAACAGTGCTGCGCCGCCTTGCGCGCGGAAGGGTTTGACGCGGAGTCCGTGCTGGCGGGCGGTGAACCCTCAGTCGAAATCGCGTCTGCGGCCGACCGGGAATCCTGCGATCTGATTGCGATGGCGGTGCATGGACACAAGGGACTGCAGGACGTGATCTACGGGCAGACCGCCAACAAGGTGCGGCACCTGACCACCGTGCCGGTGCTGATGGTGCGTGATGCGCGTCGCGCGACACGACCGACGTGA
- a CDS encoding metal-dependent transcriptional regulator, whose protein sequence is MATKKAIVPLPTLTAPVEDYLKAIYELETRQGSAATSEVAEALEVAPASVTGMIRRLAAQGYLDHVPYHGVQLTEVGRRAALRTIRRHRILESYLTGVLGYPWDRVHDEAEQLEHAASDELIERMAAALGHPVVDPHGAPIPTAEGTVEEPALRTLAELAIGEAARMLLVSDKDPALLRYLAEIGLQPGTDVTVLARAPFDGPLTLRIGTSESMVGLRLAEQVLVAADASPLPAKSRRR, encoded by the coding sequence ATGGCAACCAAAAAGGCGATCGTGCCGTTGCCGACGCTCACCGCGCCGGTTGAGGACTATCTCAAGGCGATTTACGAACTCGAGACGCGGCAGGGGAGCGCCGCGACCAGTGAAGTGGCCGAGGCACTTGAGGTCGCACCGGCCTCGGTGACCGGGATGATTCGCCGACTCGCCGCGCAAGGATATCTCGATCATGTGCCGTATCATGGCGTGCAACTGACTGAGGTGGGCCGTCGCGCGGCGCTACGGACCATCCGTCGCCATCGAATCCTCGAGAGCTATCTCACCGGCGTGCTGGGATATCCGTGGGATCGCGTCCACGACGAGGCGGAACAACTCGAGCATGCGGCGTCCGACGAGCTGATCGAACGCATGGCGGCCGCCTTGGGCCATCCGGTTGTCGATCCGCACGGCGCACCCATCCCGACCGCCGAAGGCACGGTAGAAGAACCGGCTCTGCGCACACTCGCGGAGTTGGCGATCGGCGAGGCGGCACGCATGCTGCTGGTCAGCGACAAGGATCCGGCCCTGCTGCGTTATCTGGCGGAGATCGGACTGCAGCCGGGCACGGACGTGACCGTGCTGGCGCGGGCGCCATTTGACGGACCGCTCACGTTGCGCATCGGGACCTCCGAGTCGATGGTGGGTCTCAGACTCGCCGAACAGGTGCTGGTTGCCGCTGACGCGTCGCCGCTCCCGGCGAAATCGCGCCGACGCTGA